From a region of the Colias croceus chromosome 14, ilColCroc2.1 genome:
- the LOC123697531 gene encoding uncharacterized protein LOC123697531, with amino-acid sequence MNKAAASDTQIKEEASGAALASISVSTKLPEFWTDLPRLWFAQFESVMAPQKQGEETKFNLVISKLGKEAIQQVSDLVMSPPAQDRYTALKERLLQVYEESAERQMQKLVSELELGSQRPSQFLRRMKDLGRSAQIADNTLKSLWLSKMPSSVRAVMAVCEDQSLDKLAAMADKITEYTNVGDVAAVSCKKETDEQPDEKMSRLELEVAALRAELRGRERSRSNDRRTDFRRRSTSRPRRAPGDPDWLCRFHFRYRSRANRCEQPCAWRAKQSGN; translated from the coding sequence ATGAATAAAGCAGCAGCTTCAGACACGCAGATCAAGGAAGAGGCGTCAGGCGCGGCGTTGGCATCGATAAGCGTGTCCACCAAGCTACCAGAATTTTGGACAGACTTGCCAAGGTTATGGTTCGCACAGTTCGAGTCTGTGATGGCCCCACAGAAGCAGGGGGAAGAGACCAAATTCAACCTGGTCATATCGAAACTCGGAAAAGAGGCCATTCAGCAGGTCAGCGACCTCGTGATGTCACCACCCGCCCAGGACAGGTATACGGCGCTTAAGGAGAGGCTGCTGCAGGTTTATGAAGAGAGTGCCGAAAGACAAATGCAGAAGTTGGTGTCGGAGCTGGAATTGGGTTCGCAAAGACCCTCCCAGTTTTTAAGGCGCATGAAGGATCTGGGTCGCAGCGCACAAATTGCGGACAACACACTCAAGAGCCTGTGGTTGTCGAAAATGCCGTCATCAGTTCGAGCAGTCATGGCGGTTTGTGAAGATCAGTCTCTGGACAAGCTGGCGGCCATGGCAGACAAGATTACCGAATACACCAACGTCGGGGATGTGGCAGCCGTGTCATGCAAGAAGGAAACAGATGAGCAGCCGGACGAGAAGATGAGCAGATTGGAGCTGGAGGTTGCAGCGCTCCGCGCCGAACTGAGGGGTCGCGAGCGCTCTAGGAGCAACGACAGACGGACCGACTTCAGGAGAAGATCGACATCGCGGCCGAGAAGAGCACCTGGAGACCCGGACTGGCTGTGCCGTTTTCACTTTCGGTACAGATCGAGAGCTAACCGCTGCGAGCAACCCTGCGCGTGGCGAGCCAAGCAGTCGGGAAACTAG